From Pseudomonas poae, the proteins below share one genomic window:
- a CDS encoding cytochrome c oxidase assembly protein, protein MAESIPIKRLVTRLLMLVVAMFAFGFALVPIYDVMCKAFGINGKTAGQYEGEQVVDSSRQVRVQFLSTNAIDMVWDFYAKADEVVVNPGAVTEMLFVAYNPTDKPMTAQAVPSISPAEAAMYFHKTECFCFTQQVLQPGQRIEMPVRFIVDRDMPKDVKHLTLAYTLFDITARQPPVAARTGG, encoded by the coding sequence ATGGCTGAATCCATCCCGATCAAACGCCTGGTCACCCGCCTGCTGATGCTGGTGGTGGCGATGTTCGCTTTCGGCTTTGCCTTAGTGCCGATCTACGACGTGATGTGCAAGGCGTTCGGCATCAACGGCAAGACGGCTGGGCAGTACGAGGGCGAACAGGTCGTTGATTCCTCGCGCCAGGTGCGGGTGCAGTTTTTGTCGACCAACGCCATCGACATGGTCTGGGATTTCTACGCCAAGGCTGACGAAGTGGTGGTCAACCCCGGCGCCGTTACCGAGATGCTGTTCGTGGCCTACAACCCCACGGATAAGCCGATGACCGCCCAGGCGGTGCCGAGCATTTCCCCGGCCGAAGCGGCGATGTACTTCCACAAGACCGAGTGCTTTTGCTTTACCCAGCAGGTGCTGCAGCCAGGCCAGCGCATCGAAATGCCGGTGCGCTTCATCGTCGATCGCGACATGCCCAAGGATGTGAAGCATTTGACCCTGGCGTACACGCTGTTTGATATCACTGCGCGCCAACCGCCGGTGGCTGCCCGTACAGGCGGCTAG
- the ctaD gene encoding cytochrome c oxidase subunit I, translating to MSTVIDDHGHAADHAHGPAKGLMRWVLTTNHKDIGTMYLWFAFTMFLLGGSFAMVIRAELFQPGLQIVEPAFFNQMTTMHGLIMVFGAVMPAFVGLANWMIPLMIGAPDMALPRMNNFSFWLLPAAFLLLVSTLFSPGGGPNFGWTFYAPLSTTYAPESVTFFIFAIHLMGISSIMGAINVVATILNLRAPGMTLMKMPLFVWTWLITAFLLIAVMPVLAGCVTMMLMDIHFGTSFFSAAGGGDPVLFQHVFWFFGHPEVYIMILPAFGAVSSIIPTFSRKPLFGYTSMVYATASIAFLSFIVWAHHMFVVGIPLVGELFFMYATLLIAVPTGVKVFNWVSTMWQGSLTFETPMLFAVAFVILFTIGGFSGLMLAIAPADFQYHDTYFVVAHFHYVLVPGAIFGIFASAYYWLPKWTGHMYDETLGKLHFWLSFVGMNMAFFPMHFVGLAGMPRRVPDYNLQFADFNMVSSIGAFMFGATQIFFLFIVIKCIRGGPPAPAKPWDGAEGLEWSVPSPAPYHTFTTPPEVK from the coding sequence ATGAGCACTGTGATCGACGACCATGGTCACGCCGCTGACCATGCCCACGGCCCCGCCAAGGGGTTGATGCGCTGGGTGCTGACCACCAACCACAAAGACATCGGCACCATGTACCTGTGGTTCGCCTTCACCATGTTCCTGCTCGGCGGCTCGTTCGCCATGGTGATCCGTGCCGAATTGTTCCAGCCCGGGCTGCAGATCGTGGAACCGGCGTTTTTCAACCAGATGACCACCATGCATGGCCTGATCATGGTGTTTGGCGCGGTGATGCCGGCGTTCGTCGGCCTGGCCAACTGGATGATCCCGCTGATGATCGGCGCGCCCGACATGGCCCTGCCGCGCATGAACAACTTCAGCTTCTGGCTGCTGCCGGCGGCATTCCTGCTGCTGGTGTCCACGCTGTTCAGCCCCGGCGGCGGGCCGAATTTCGGCTGGACCTTCTACGCCCCGCTCTCCACCACCTATGCGCCGGAAAGCGTGACGTTCTTCATCTTCGCGATTCACTTGATGGGCATCAGTTCAATCATGGGCGCGATCAACGTGGTCGCCACCATCCTCAACCTGCGCGCCCCCGGCATGACCTTGATGAAAATGCCGCTGTTCGTCTGGACCTGGCTGATCACCGCCTTCCTGCTGATTGCGGTGATGCCGGTACTGGCCGGTTGCGTGACCATGATGCTGATGGATATCCACTTCGGCACCAGCTTCTTCAGTGCGGCCGGCGGCGGTGACCCGGTGCTGTTCCAGCATGTGTTCTGGTTCTTCGGCCACCCCGAGGTGTACATCATGATTCTGCCGGCGTTTGGCGCCGTCAGCTCAATCATCCCGACGTTCTCGCGCAAGCCATTGTTCGGCTACACCTCGATGGTCTACGCCACGGCGAGCATCGCGTTCTTGTCGTTCATCGTGTGGGCGCACCACATGTTTGTGGTCGGCATCCCGCTGGTGGGTGAGCTGTTCTTCATGTACGCCACGCTGCTGATCGCCGTGCCCACGGGGGTAAAGGTGTTTAACTGGGTCAGCACGATGTGGCAAGGCTCGCTGACCTTCGAGACACCGATGCTGTTTGCCGTGGCCTTCGTGATCCTGTTCACCATCGGCGGCTTCTCTGGGCTGATGCTGGCAATTGCCCCGGCGGACTTCCAGTACCACGACACCTACTTTGTGGTGGCGCATTTCCATTACGTACTGGTGCCTGGCGCGATCTTTGGCATCTTCGCGTCGGCCTACTACTGGCTGCCGAAATGGACCGGCCATATGTACGACGAAACCTTGGGCAAGCTGCACTTCTGGCTGTCTTTCGTGGGCATGAACATGGCGTTCTTCCCGATGCACTTCGTGGGGCTGGCCGGCATGCCGCGCCGGGTGCCGGATTACAACCTGCAGTTCGCCGACTTCAACATGGTCTCCTCGATTGGCGCGTTCATGTTTGGCGCCACGCAGATCTTCTTCCTGTTTATCGTGATCAAGTGCATCCGTGGCGGCCCGCCGGCCCCGGCCAAACCGTGGGATGGGGCTGAAGGGTTGGAGTGGAGCGTGCCCTCGCCTGCGCCGTATCACACGTTTACGACGCCGCCGGAGGTCAAGTGA
- the coxB gene encoding cytochrome c oxidase subunit II, whose translation MTRHPHVWMGLLLWSVFGQAHAAWTTNMAPGATEVSHAVFDLHMTIFWICVVIGIVVFGAMFWSMILHRRSTGQVAAKFHESTTVEILWTVVPLLILVAMAIPATKTLINIYDSSESDIDIQVTGYQWKWHYKYLGQDVEFFSNLATPAEQIHNQATKGEHYLLEVDQPLVLPVGAKVRFLVTAADVIHSWWVPAFAVKRDAIPGFVNEAWTRVEKPGIYRGQCAELCGKDHGFMPIVVEVKSRADYDTWLGERKEEAAKLKELTSKEWTLEELVARGDKVYHTTCVACHQAEGQGLPPMFPALKGSKIATGPAADHLSLVYHGKPGTAMAAFGKQLSEVDIAAVVTYERNAWGNNKGDMVTPKDVLAIKQAESK comes from the coding sequence ATGACGCGACATCCACACGTTTGGATGGGCCTCCTGTTGTGGTCGGTATTCGGCCAGGCGCACGCCGCCTGGACAACGAATATGGCGCCAGGGGCGACTGAAGTCAGTCACGCTGTGTTTGATCTGCACATGACCATTTTCTGGATCTGTGTGGTGATCGGCATTGTCGTGTTTGGCGCGATGTTCTGGTCGATGATCCTGCACCGCCGGTCTACGGGCCAAGTAGCGGCCAAGTTCCACGAGAGCACCACCGTGGAAATCCTTTGGACCGTGGTGCCCTTGTTGATCCTGGTGGCCATGGCCATCCCGGCGACCAAGACCCTGATCAATATTTACGACAGCAGTGAATCGGATATCGATATCCAGGTCACCGGCTATCAGTGGAAGTGGCATTACAAATACCTGGGCCAGGACGTGGAGTTCTTCAGCAACCTGGCCACGCCCGCCGAGCAGATCCATAACCAGGCCACCAAGGGTGAGCACTATTTGCTCGAAGTCGACCAGCCGCTGGTGCTGCCGGTGGGCGCCAAGGTGCGCTTTTTGGTGACCGCCGCCGACGTGATCCACTCCTGGTGGGTGCCGGCCTTTGCGGTCAAGCGCGACGCCATCCCCGGTTTCGTCAACGAGGCGTGGACCCGGGTCGAGAAGCCCGGCATCTACCGTGGCCAGTGCGCCGAATTGTGCGGCAAGGACCATGGTTTCATGCCGATTGTGGTCGAGGTCAAATCCAGGGCCGACTACGACACCTGGCTCGGCGAGCGCAAGGAAGAGGCGGCCAAACTCAAGGAGCTGACCTCCAAGGAGTGGACGCTTGAAGAACTGGTGGCCCGTGGCGACAAGGTCTACCACACCACCTGCGTGGCCTGTCACCAGGCCGAAGGCCAGGGCCTGCCGCCGATGTTCCCGGCGCTCAAGGGCTCGAAAATCGCCACCGGGCCTGCCGCTGATCACCTGAGCCTGGTCTACCACGGCAAGCCCGGCACCGCGATGGCCGCGTTCGGCAAGCAACTGTCGGAAGTCGATATCGCCGCAGTAGTGACCTACGAGCGCAATGCCTGGGGCAACAACAAGGGCGACATGGTCACGCCTAAAGACGTGCTGGCTATTAAGCAGGCGGAAAGCAAATGA
- a CDS encoding SulP family inorganic anion transporter: MRAAQLKAVLPRELLASVVVFLVALPLCMGIAIASGMPPAKGLITGIIGGLVVGWLAGSPLQVSGPAAGLAVLVFELVRQHGMMMLGPILLLAGFLQLVAGRLRLGCWFRVTAPAVVYGMLAGIGVLIVLSQVHVMLDGAPKPSGLDNLAGFPAALVEAIPTLGGGLGWQAGLLGLSTMLVMYLWDKFRPQKLRFVPGALLGVGLATVTSLVLALQVKRVEVPENLADAIDWLRPSDLLNLADPQLLIAAFAVAFIASAETLLSAAAVDRMHSGQRSDFDKELSAQGVGNMLCGLVGALPMTGVIVRSSANVQAGATTRLSAMFHGVWLLGFVLLLSSVLQSIPVASLAGVLVYTGIKLVDLKAFRALGRYGRMPMFTYAATALAIIFTDLLTGVLVGFALTLVKLAFKASRLKVSLIDLPQDGEMELRLTGAATFLKVPALTQVLSTVPAGTTLHVPLSNLSYIDHSCLELLEEWGRANAAKGSKLVIEARGLKRRLEGRVRMTVGIGSAPSSG; this comes from the coding sequence ATGCGTGCTGCTCAATTAAAAGCTGTATTGCCACGGGAGCTGCTGGCCTCCGTGGTTGTGTTTCTGGTCGCCCTGCCTTTGTGTATGGGCATCGCGATCGCGTCCGGCATGCCACCGGCCAAGGGGCTGATCACCGGGATCATTGGCGGCCTGGTGGTGGGCTGGCTGGCGGGTTCGCCGCTGCAGGTCAGTGGCCCCGCAGCGGGTCTGGCGGTGCTGGTGTTCGAGCTGGTGCGCCAGCACGGGATGATGATGCTCGGGCCGATCCTGCTGCTCGCGGGGTTCCTGCAACTGGTGGCCGGGCGTCTGCGCCTGGGGTGCTGGTTCCGCGTCACGGCACCGGCGGTGGTGTACGGCATGCTGGCGGGGATCGGCGTGCTGATTGTGCTATCGCAGGTGCATGTGATGCTCGACGGCGCGCCCAAGCCATCGGGGCTGGATAACCTGGCGGGTTTCCCGGCAGCGTTGGTCGAGGCGATTCCGACCCTCGGCGGTGGCCTGGGTTGGCAGGCTGGTTTGCTTGGGCTTTCGACGATGCTGGTGATGTACCTGTGGGATAAATTTCGCCCGCAAAAACTGCGTTTTGTGCCCGGTGCCTTGTTGGGTGTGGGCCTGGCAACGGTAACCAGCCTGGTGCTGGCGTTGCAGGTCAAGCGCGTGGAAGTCCCGGAAAACCTTGCCGATGCCATCGACTGGCTGCGCCCCAGCGACTTGCTGAACCTGGCTGACCCGCAACTGTTGATTGCTGCGTTCGCCGTGGCGTTTATTGCCAGCGCCGAGACCCTGTTGTCTGCGGCAGCGGTCGATCGCATGCACAGCGGCCAGCGGTCTGATTTCGACAAGGAATTGTCCGCCCAAGGTGTGGGCAACATGCTCTGCGGCCTGGTGGGTGCCCTGCCGATGACCGGCGTGATCGTGCGCAGTTCGGCCAACGTGCAAGCCGGCGCCACCACACGTTTGTCGGCAATGTTCCACGGTGTATGGCTGCTGGGCTTCGTGTTGTTGCTCTCGAGTGTGCTGCAAAGCATTCCGGTGGCGAGCCTGGCGGGCGTGCTGGTGTACACCGGGATCAAGCTGGTGGACCTCAAGGCATTCCGCGCGCTGGGCCGATATGGCCGGATGCCGATGTTCACGTATGCCGCGACAGCGCTGGCGATTATCTTCACCGACCTGCTGACCGGTGTGCTGGTGGGCTTCGCGCTGACGTTGGTGAAGCTGGCCTTCAAGGCTTCGCGGCTTAAGGTCAGCCTGATCGACCTGCCCCAGGACGGTGAGATGGAGTTGCGCTTGACCGGTGCGGCGACCTTTCTGAAAGTGCCGGCCCTGACCCAGGTGCTGTCGACGGTGCCCGCAGGGACCACCTTGCATGTGCCGCTCAGCAACTTGAGTTACATCGACCATTCCTGCCTGGAACTGCTGGAAGAATGGGGTCGGGCGAACGCGGCCAAGGGCTCGAAGCTGGTGATCGAGGCCCGGGGCTTGAAGCGCCGGTTGGAAGGCCGGGTACGGATGACGGTAGGCATAGGTTCGGCGCCTTCCTCTGGCTGA
- a CDS encoding carbonic anhydrase has translation MSDKDKQPLAASASAPQVAESADAALKHIVDGFLHFHHDVFPQQEELFKKLATAQSPRAMFITCADSRIVPELITQSSPGDLFVTRNVGNVVPPYGQMNGGVSTAIEYAVLALGVQHIIVCGHSDCGAMRAVLNPDSLEKMPTVKAWLRHAEVAKTMVHDNCDCANEGESMKVLTEENVIAQLQHLRTHPSVASRMANGHLFIHGWIYNIETSEIRAYDADQSTFRPLGGEGPIPSATPKARF, from the coding sequence ATGAGTGACAAGGATAAACAGCCGTTGGCTGCGTCGGCTTCAGCCCCTCAGGTGGCGGAATCCGCCGATGCAGCGCTAAAGCACATCGTTGACGGCTTTTTGCATTTCCATCACGACGTCTTCCCTCAGCAGGAAGAACTCTTCAAAAAACTCGCCACGGCCCAGAGCCCTCGGGCGATGTTCATTACCTGTGCCGACTCGCGCATCGTGCCTGAGCTGATAACCCAAAGCTCCCCTGGCGACCTGTTCGTGACCCGCAACGTGGGCAATGTGGTGCCGCCTTACGGCCAGATGAACGGCGGTGTTTCCACGGCCATCGAGTACGCCGTACTTGCCCTGGGCGTGCAGCACATCATTGTGTGCGGGCATTCCGATTGCGGCGCCATGCGCGCGGTACTCAACCCGGACAGCCTGGAGAAGATGCCGACGGTCAAGGCTTGGCTGCGTCACGCCGAGGTTGCCAAGACCATGGTCCATGACAACTGTGACTGCGCCAATGAAGGCGAAAGCATGAAGGTGCTGACCGAAGAAAACGTCATCGCTCAGTTGCAGCACTTGCGCACCCACCCATCAGTGGCCTCGCGTATGGCTAATGGTCATTTGTTTATCCATGGCTGGATTTACAACATCGAGACCAGCGAGATCCGGGCCTACGACGCGGATCAATCGACGTTCCGACCGTTGGGCGGCGAAGGGCCGATTCCTTCAGCGACGCCTAAAGCGCGCTTCTAA
- a CDS encoding PA0069 family radical SAM protein, which yields MNAPLPPRGRGTGTNLHNRFAPTVSVVEDDGWFQEVPATQGTEVRIETAKSIITRNNSPDLPFDRSINPYRGCEHGCIYCYARPSHAYWDMSPGLDFETKLIAKTNAADVLEQQLSKPGYVCAPINLGSNTDPYQPIEREYKITRQTLQVLLRYRHPVTIITKGSLILRDLDLLTELARQRLVAVMISLTSLDDELKRILEPRTAAPKARLRAIRVMREAGIPVGVLCSPMIPMINDSELESLLTEAHAAGAQSAAYMMLRLPLEVAPLFEEWLAAHYPQRAAHVMSLVRQVRGGEVYDSRFGVRMRGEGPFADLLAQRFSKAIKRLGLNRREGFNLDCSAFCPPGRQMALL from the coding sequence ATGAACGCTCCTCTTCCACCCCGCGGGCGGGGTACCGGCACCAATCTGCACAACCGTTTTGCGCCTACCGTCAGCGTGGTCGAGGACGACGGCTGGTTCCAGGAAGTGCCCGCGACACAGGGCACCGAAGTGCGTATCGAAACGGCCAAGAGCATCATTACGCGCAACAATTCGCCGGATTTGCCGTTCGATCGCTCGATCAACCCCTATCGTGGCTGCGAGCATGGCTGCATCTACTGCTATGCGCGGCCCAGCCATGCCTATTGGGATATGTCGCCGGGGCTGGATTTTGAAACCAAACTGATCGCCAAGACCAACGCCGCCGACGTGCTGGAGCAACAGCTCTCGAAGCCGGGCTATGTGTGTGCGCCGATCAACCTGGGCTCCAATACCGACCCGTACCAGCCGATTGAGCGCGAGTACAAGATCACCCGGCAAACCCTGCAAGTGCTGCTGCGTTACCGGCACCCGGTGACCATCATCACCAAGGGGTCGTTGATTCTGCGCGACCTCGACCTGTTGACCGAGCTGGCCCGTCAGCGGCTGGTGGCGGTGATGATCAGCCTCACCAGCCTGGATGACGAGCTCAAACGTATCCTGGAGCCGCGCACGGCGGCGCCCAAGGCGCGTTTGCGGGCGATTCGGGTGATGCGTGAGGCAGGCATCCCGGTGGGCGTGCTGTGCTCGCCGATGATCCCGATGATCAACGACAGCGAGCTGGAAAGCCTGCTCACCGAAGCCCACGCCGCCGGTGCGCAAAGCGCGGCGTACATGATGTTGCGCCTGCCGTTGGAGGTGGCGCCGTTGTTCGAGGAGTGGCTGGCGGCGCATTACCCGCAGCGGGCGGCGCATGTGATGAGCCTGGTGCGCCAGGTGCGCGGTGGGGAGGTGTATGACAGCCGTTTCGGCGTACGCATGCGTGGCGAGGGGCCGTTTGCCGATTTGTTGGCGCAGCGTTTCAGCAAGGCGATCAAGCGCCTGGGGCTCAATCGACGGGAAGGCTTTAATCTGGATTGCAGTGCGTTTTGCCCACCGGGCAGGCAGATGGCATTGTTGTAA
- a CDS encoding cytochrome c, producing the protein MKALVIATFALFSSCSVSAAESDLIKQGEYLARAGDCVACHTAKGGKPFAGGLPMETPIGVIYSTNITPDKTGLGDYSFEDFDKAVRHGVAKNGSTLYPAMPYPSYARVSDSDMQALYAYFMKGVEPVAQENKDSDIPWPLSMRWPLAAWRWMFAPMVEEHPAPAATDPVVSRGAYLVEGLGHCGACHTPRALTMQEKALSATDGNAFLSGSAPLEGWIAKSLRGDHKDGLGSWSEEQLVQFLKTGRSERSAVFGGMSDVVVHSMQYMSEGDLTAIARYLKSLPAVDPKDQPHQYDKQVAEALWKGDDSPPGASVYIDNCAACHRTDGHGYTRVFPALAGNPVLQTADATSLINIVLNGGTLPATHTAPSTFTMPAFAWRLSDQEVADVVSFVRGSWGNKGAAVSAAQVAGLREANK; encoded by the coding sequence ATGAAAGCACTTGTTATCGCGACCTTCGCGCTCTTCAGCAGTTGCTCGGTGAGCGCGGCTGAGAGCGACCTGATCAAGCAGGGCGAATACCTGGCCCGTGCCGGTGACTGCGTGGCGTGCCACACCGCCAAGGGCGGCAAGCCGTTCGCGGGCGGGCTGCCGATGGAAACCCCGATTGGCGTGATCTACTCCACCAACATCACCCCGGACAAAACCGGCCTGGGCGACTACAGCTTTGAGGACTTCGACAAGGCCGTACGCCATGGCGTCGCCAAGAACGGTAGTACGCTTTACCCGGCGATGCCGTATCCGTCCTATGCGCGTGTCAGCGACAGCGATATGCAGGCGTTGTATGCGTACTTTATGAAGGGCGTGGAGCCGGTCGCCCAGGAGAACAAGGACAGCGATATTCCCTGGCCCTTGAGCATGCGTTGGCCTCTGGCCGCGTGGCGTTGGATGTTTGCGCCGATGGTCGAGGAGCATCCGGCACCAGCGGCTACCGACCCGGTGGTGAGCCGTGGTGCCTACCTGGTTGAAGGGCTCGGCCACTGCGGCGCTTGCCATACGCCGCGTGCGTTGACCATGCAGGAAAAAGCCCTGAGTGCCACCGACGGCAATGCGTTTCTGTCCGGCAGCGCGCCGCTGGAAGGCTGGATCGCGAAAAGCCTGCGCGGCGACCACAAGGACGGCCTCGGGAGCTGGAGCGAGGAGCAACTGGTGCAATTCCTCAAGACCGGTCGCAGTGAGCGCAGCGCGGTGTTTGGCGGCATGAGCGATGTTGTAGTCCACAGCATGCAGTACATGTCGGAAGGCGACCTGACCGCTATCGCCCGTTACCTGAAGAGCCTGCCGGCGGTCGACCCCAAGGACCAGCCGCACCAGTACGACAAACAGGTGGCCGAGGCGCTGTGGAAAGGCGATGACAGCCCGCCGGGCGCGTCGGTGTATATCGACAACTGCGCGGCTTGCCACCGCACCGATGGCCACGGCTACACGCGGGTATTCCCCGCGCTGGCGGGCAACCCGGTGTTGCAGACGGCGGACGCCACGTCGTTGATCAACATCGTGTTGAACGGCGGCACCCTGCCTGCTACCCATACGGCGCCGTCGACCTTCACTATGCCTGCGTTTGCCTGGCGGTTGTCGGACCAGGAAGTGGCGGATGTGGTCAGTTTCGTGCGTGGCAGTTGGGGTAATAAAGGGGCGGCAGTAAGTGCTGCACAAGTTGCAGGTCTGCGTGAGGCTAATAAATAA
- a CDS encoding GMC family oxidoreductase gives MATIMKKVDAVIVGFGWTGAIMAKELTEAGLNVVALERGPMQDTYPDGNYPQVIDELTYSVRKKLFQDISKETVTIRHSVNDVALPNRQLGAFLPGNGVGGAGLHWSGVHFRVDPIELRMRSHYEERYGKNFIPKDMTIQDFGVSYEELEPFFDYAEKVFGTSGQAWTVKGQLVGEGRGGNPYAPDRSNPFPLESQKNTVSAQLFQKAATEVGYKPYNLPSANTSGPYTNPYGAQMGPCNFCGFCSGYVCYMYSKASPNVNILPALRQVPNFELRPNSHVLKVNLDSTKSKATGVTYIDAQGRECEQPADLVILGAFQFHNVRLMLLSGIGKPYDPITNEGVVGRNFAYQNMATIKAFFDKDTHTNNFIGAGGNGVAMDDFNADNFDHGPHGFVGGSPMWVNQAGSRPIAGTSNPPGTPAWGSAWKRATADYYTHQVSMDAHGAHQSYRGNYLDLDPVYRDAYGLPLLRMTFDWQENDIKMNRFMVEKMSKVAEAMNPKAIALLGKKVGEHFNTAAYQTTHLNGGAIMGTDPKTSALNRYLQCWDVHNVFVPGASAFPQGLGYNPTGLVAALTYWSARAIREQYLKNPGPLVQA, from the coding sequence GTGGCGACCATCATGAAGAAAGTGGATGCGGTTATCGTAGGCTTCGGCTGGACCGGCGCGATCATGGCCAAAGAGCTGACCGAAGCGGGCCTCAACGTGGTAGCGCTGGAGCGCGGCCCGATGCAGGACACCTATCCGGACGGCAACTATCCCCAGGTCATCGACGAACTGACCTACAGCGTGCGTAAAAAACTCTTCCAGGACATTTCCAAGGAAACGGTGACGATTCGCCATAGCGTGAATGACGTTGCTTTGCCTAACCGTCAGCTCGGCGCCTTTTTGCCGGGTAATGGCGTCGGTGGTGCAGGCCTGCACTGGTCGGGCGTGCACTTCCGTGTCGACCCTATCGAGCTGCGGATGCGCAGCCACTATGAAGAGCGCTACGGCAAAAACTTCATTCCCAAGGACATGACCATCCAGGACTTCGGCGTCAGTTATGAAGAGCTGGAGCCGTTTTTCGACTATGCGGAAAAAGTCTTCGGCACTTCCGGCCAAGCCTGGACCGTGAAGGGTCAGTTGGTTGGCGAAGGCCGTGGAGGCAACCCGTACGCGCCGGATCGCTCCAACCCGTTCCCGCTGGAGTCGCAGAAAAACACCGTCTCCGCACAGCTGTTTCAGAAAGCGGCTACCGAGGTAGGTTACAAACCCTACAACCTGCCGTCGGCCAACACCTCGGGGCCTTACACCAACCCCTACGGCGCGCAAATGGGGCCGTGCAACTTTTGTGGTTTTTGCAGCGGCTATGTCTGCTACATGTACTCCAAAGCCTCGCCGAACGTGAACATCCTGCCGGCGCTGCGCCAGGTGCCGAACTTCGAGCTGCGGCCCAATTCCCATGTGCTCAAGGTCAACCTCGACAGCACCAAGAGCAAGGCCACCGGCGTGACTTACATCGACGCCCAGGGCCGCGAATGTGAGCAACCGGCGGACCTGGTGATCCTCGGCGCGTTCCAGTTCCATAACGTGCGCCTGATGCTGCTGTCGGGCATCGGCAAGCCGTACGACCCGATTACCAACGAGGGCGTGGTGGGCCGGAACTTCGCCTACCAGAACATGGCGACCATCAAGGCGTTCTTCGACAAGGACACCCACACCAACAACTTCATCGGCGCCGGCGGCAATGGCGTGGCGATGGATGACTTCAACGCCGACAACTTCGACCACGGGCCCCATGGCTTTGTGGGCGGCTCGCCGATGTGGGTCAACCAGGCAGGCAGCCGGCCGATTGCCGGCACCTCCAACCCACCGGGCACCCCGGCTTGGGGCAGTGCCTGGAAACGCGCCACCGCCGATTACTACACCCACCAGGTGTCGATGGACGCCCACGGCGCCCATCAGTCCTACCGGGGTAACTACCTCGATCTGGACCCGGTGTACCGCGATGCCTACGGGCTGCCGCTGCTGCGCATGACGTTCGATTGGCAGGAAAACGACATCAAGATGAACCGCTTCATGGTCGAGAAAATGAGCAAGGTCGCCGAAGCGATGAACCCCAAGGCCATTGCTCTGCTGGGCAAAAAGGTCGGTGAGCACTTCAACACCGCAGCGTACCAGACCACTCACCTCAATGGCGGCGCGATCATGGGCACCGACCCGAAAACCAGTGCGCTGAACCGCTATCTGCAGTGCTGGGATGTACACAACGTGTTTGTCCCAGGCGCGTCCGCCTTCCCTCAAGGATTGGGCTACAACCCTACCGGCCTGGTGGCGGCGCTGACCTATTGGTCGGCGCGGGCGATCCGCGAGCAGTACTTGAAAAACCCCGGCCCACTGGTTCAGGCATAA
- a CDS encoding gluconate 2-dehydrogenase subunit 3 family protein, producing MSDQDQDNPRRDFLRKSLTLIPVVTVASTGLGGSMLMATPEPAQAAPAKPAVSDKAYEPSYFSAEEWAFINAAVERLIPADAQGPGALEAGVPEYIDRQMNTPYASGALWFMQGPFNADAAPEMGWQSKLVPKEIYRLGIAATDAWSKAFNGKAFAAQDSATRDDMLHRLEAGGSEVATHFDAVPPKIFFNLLLQNTKEGFFCDPIHGGNKGMVGWTMIGFPGARADFMDWVERNEQYPFPAVSIRGERA from the coding sequence ATGTCTGATCAAGATCAAGACAACCCCCGGCGTGACTTTTTGCGCAAATCCTTGACCTTGATCCCGGTGGTCACGGTTGCCAGCACCGGCCTTGGCGGCTCGATGCTGATGGCCACGCCTGAGCCTGCCCAGGCAGCGCCGGCCAAGCCTGCGGTGAGCGACAAGGCTTATGAACCGAGCTATTTCAGCGCCGAGGAATGGGCGTTTATCAACGCTGCCGTCGAGCGTCTGATCCCCGCCGACGCCCAAGGCCCAGGCGCCCTGGAAGCCGGCGTGCCGGAATACATCGACCGTCAGATGAACACGCCGTATGCCAGCGGCGCCCTGTGGTTCATGCAAGGCCCGTTCAATGCCGACGCCGCGCCAGAGATGGGCTGGCAGAGCAAATTGGTGCCCAAAGAGATTTATCGCTTGGGCATTGCTGCCACGGATGCCTGGTCAAAGGCGTTCAATGGTAAAGCTTTTGCTGCGCAAGACAGCGCTACCCGAGACGACATGTTGCACCGTCTGGAGGCTGGCGGCAGTGAAGTCGCCACGCATTTCGATGCGGTGCCGCCCAAGATCTTCTTCAACCTGCTGCTGCAAAACACCAAGGAAGGGTTCTTCTGCGACCCGATCCACGGCGGCAACAAAGGCATGGTCGGCTGGACCATGATCGGCTTCCCCGGCGCCCGCGCCGATTTCATGGACTGGGTTGAACGCAACGAGCAATACCCCTTCCCGGCTGTTTCCATTCGCGGCGAGAGGGCATAA
- a CDS encoding YheV family putative metal-binding protein produces the protein MSEGPVITKKQFIAGAVCPACSEPDKLKMWTEDNVPHRECVACGYTDTLNDQGLSVPRELGTRVNTSALKAPADPKVQAVQFFPNPKLKKD, from the coding sequence ATGAGCGAAGGGCCTGTGATCACCAAAAAGCAGTTTATCGCCGGGGCGGTCTGCCCGGCGTGCAGCGAGCCGGACAAGCTGAAAATGTGGACCGAGGACAACGTGCCGCACCGTGAATGCGTGGCCTGCGGTTATACCGACACCCTGAATGATCAGGGCTTGTCAGTGCCCAGGGAGCTCGGCACGCGGGTGAACACCTCGGCATTGAAAGCGCCGGCCGACCCCAAGGTGCAGGCGGTGCAGTTCTTTCCCAATCCGAAACTCAAGAAAGACTAA